One Nicotiana tomentosiformis chromosome 1, ASM39032v3, whole genome shotgun sequence genomic window, TTGGGTTTGGCGAAAGTATTTTGGTGATATTTTGAGTAGCAAAAAGTGACATACATGTGCCGAGAGCAAGTCATATATGAGAAGAGCTGAGATACTTGTAACTGAGAATGAGTATGCACTTAACAATGAAAGTTTGTGTTCCCACCTTTATGGTAACTCAGTTTCATCGAGGCCTATCAGGAAAATGATTCCATGAAGAAAAAAATGTTTAGTTATTTTTATGGCATCCCAAACACATCTGTAACCAGCACTATTACTGGGTTGGTTACTGTAATAACTATCTTTGTATCCCCAGAATGTTTCAGTTTATGCTCTTACATATTATCTGGATATACCAAGAATGTACTGTCTAATGAGGCTAATATGAAATATTTACTCATGGTGAGGCAAGCTCTTTTATTCTGATTCATGGTTTAATGAGTGATTCGGCACTGTACTGGACTTAAGAAAATTCTATTTCTTGATTGTCAAGGTGTTTACCATATTAATGTTACCATTTTCAAAAAAAGGTGTTTACCATATTAGTAATAATGTTCAAGTATTGAACTTGGTGCTATCTTTACCATGGTTTTGTGAAGTTGGAACTCAACCTAGATGGTACAATTCTTGATAAAATTGAAATTCAGCTTGTAGTAATGACATTGAAGCTTCTGCAGAAACTAGTATAAAATTGATATCATAGCGATAGTGAATTTTCTATTGGTATTTAACCTTTATCTAACTAGATTCCTGTACTGACTGTAATATTCTATGATAAGCATGCTAACTACTGTATGAAAGCATTGATGCAAGGATTAAAATCCTCCTTTCTCTGAACAACCTATTGTGGGGAACTAATTATCTCTTTCTTATGTTCTTGTCAATGAATAGATTGCGTTTCATGCTATTTCCATTAAGTAAACCCTCAAAGTATTAGATGTTAGGCTTTCTTATCATTGAGGTTATGTATTGATGAGCTTAACAGCTTCTCCCCCTCCTTTTGACTTTCTTTCATCTTACTGTGATTATTTTTCTTGTCTTGATATGAAACTAGTGCCTGTTATATGAGTCGAGCAAAATAACTAGTGATTGATAAATTCATTGACTTGGTAATTTGATTCCAAATGCAGTTGGAAGCATTTTTTTATGGAGATTGCAATGTTTTCTGGTGGCCTTGTAGCGGTATGCATCCGTTATTTAGCAGCAAGAGGGCACTGGAAAACAAGAAGTTGAATAAGCCTTGTAAACGCAGCAACTATTCACTTTGTTTTGGTTAAACTGGCGTCTTTTGCTTTTTAGATATGTCATGTCTTGCTACGCCAAAATATACTTGGTCCATTGCACTAGGTTTGTATTAGTTATAAATCTCTTGATCAGGTTGCTTTACTTATTGGTTGTTAATACCACTTTCTGGGATCTATATCCTCTGTACGGTGGAGTCATTGTTTCTTCCCTTTCAATCTGGTCAGGCTGCTACCGATATATACGAGTTTACTTAGCTTAACTAGCTCTTTTTTTCTTCTGAAAATAAGTTTTCTTACTACGACAGTAAGACAGCAGTTCTATTTATTAAGATTTTGAATACTAAATTGAGTAGCTGTATAAAATATGTTCATTCGCCCTTTGACGTAAATGTATCTCCTGACATTTATAGTCATGAAGAGTTTAAAAAGAAGGTATTTGAAGGTCAGGCATCCTAGTGTTGGAAACCAACGACTATACAGTTTTCTACCATATCATGACGGTAGTGAAATCAGGTTGCTGTAAATAGGCTAAAGAATTAGTAAATTTTGTGGAAATTGGAAGTTAAACAAGAAAAGTTTAACTCATAAGCTTAACTTTGAATAAATCAAACTCTGACAATTACTATTGTGTTTCAGAGTGAAACATTTGTTCACTCACAGTTTTAATTTTTTCTACGTGAAATTCATATCTAATTGCAAATTAACTTCTAAATACTTTTAACTGCATCAGTAACTATTCTTCACTCCTTAAGCTAGCGCGACAAGAAGAAATCAGTTAGTCTAATCAAATTTCTCAATTGTGAGGACGCTATCGCATGGGAGATTGATCTTGCGTCCTATCTGGTATACCAGTGGTGTTGTGGACATTCCCCTCTGACCCTTAACATTGAATGCATGAACAAAATGGCAATAAAACTGGGCCATTGTCTCATTTGCTTAGGCGCATTTCAAGGCAAAACGAGAAAGTAATCCAAATTGTTCCCCCAATGCCTAAAATTGGTATTTTGGAGAGGCAGTATTCACCTGCCTGGTGGGCTGCATCAGATATTATTCTCAAAATGCAACACTGTAAAGCGTCAGACTAATTGTCCCAGTTGAGACTACTTTTTAGCACTGAAACtacaccaaaaaaaaaattaaaaaatcaattCTTAGTCGTAGCTACTAAGCATGTTCCTTCAAAAGCAGTGTCTAAAAGACACCAATGATAAAGTGGTTCAATGTTCAACAGTGTAGAAGTAGATATAGAGGTCCGAAATACCAGTTCCCCCTCCCCTCTGCCAGCAGAAGACACAAACTCAAAACGATATTAACAGCCTAATAAATGCACTTCAAGGAGCTAGTCCATACTAAATGCACTTCACGGAGCTGGTCCAAATTGACTAGCAAGCCTAGATGTCCCTTTGGCCAAGCTAGTTCTTCAAAGTAACATCGAAAGAGCACTGTTTTACTAAGAAACACGCAACACGTCTTCAACAATGGAATTAGGCCTGTCTAACGAGTTGCAGCAAGCAATTCTGAAGGCCCTTTACTTAAAAAGAGTGTCAACACAAGTTATTATTGCATCTGTTAAATCAACAGACAGTTGCATCAGTAAAATAGAGAACAGGTAGCTGTTATTGCATCTGTTTCATCAAAGCATGAATAAATCTTCATACAGAAATACTAATGCATAAAGCTTAATCATATTACTTAAAACGGTACATACAAGAGTTCTCTCTTTTTTGTATTAAATTCAAACTCCACAGAAATATTTGAGCGCCCAGCAGGAACCCCAGTGACAGCACTATTTAAATCAGGAAATTTAGATTTTGTCAATGTCCTCGTCTTCAAACTCAATGTAGTCATCACCATCACCATCATCTTCTTCATCCAATCCGTTAACCTCATTGAGCCTAGTGTTCTCTGGCAACTCTCCGTACGCCTTCAACAACCTCGCCTCATCTGGCATAAACTTCAGAATCACATCAGCTTTGTCATCCTGCCAAAATCCAAACAGgagatttaaaaaaattattaaagagACGGCCAAATCGACATTCCATAAGAACTGAGATAACATAAAAAGAGCAACCTAATGATGTGAATAATCGCCCAAACAACATTACAGAGACAAGATTCTCACAAACAGAAGAGGCACATTTAGAAACTCAAAGATGTCCCCTGCACTCTTAACATGGAATCACAAATATCAAGACTTCATATTTATGCTTTCTTTTAACCGAGAAATTCTTCTGCGGCCAACTCAGGACCAACCGCATCCTTCAAAACGGGGTAGTTGGTCCTCCCCTCTACTCTTCTCCGCTTAAATACTAAGCTCAGTTCGCATGGCACAGGGCTCAAGCATGTGACCCTAAAGACATAAGGCAACTTGAACTAAGCCCTGGGGAAATACTCATGACACTTAAATGGCCAAACATaagcaaataaaaataaaattgtataTTTATACTCTGATGACacttataattatcaaatacacAAACTGCAATAGTGCACATCATGCGTTATTATTAAGGTTATCAAGATCTTACAATAATTGAACGAGAAATATGAACCATCTACTCATTcattttcctttccttttctttttggaaGAAAAAGATAAAAGCCACAACACCTTTAGAAACTGAAAATTCCATAGACAAATACATAAAACACAGACAGAAAGGGAAAAGCAAAATCACACAGCTTTTCAATTAATCGATCACCAACTTTAGCTCAATCTTAAACCAGCCGATTCTCTATATATTTTATCGCACCATTCTGGTCCAtcaaaatcataatttttaataGGAAAAAAAAAGGGTGTGATAAATAAAGGAACAAAAATCCCAGTTAATTAATAGAGTCAACGAAGCTTGAATAAAAGAGAAAAATTAGGATCTTGCCTGATAATCACGGAGGCCGACAAGGATGATATCACCGGCGGCGATCCAAACCTTCTTATGCATCTTACCACGTATGTGACAAAGACGTTTTGTACCATCAATACACATAGCTTCACAACGCCCATTACCGAGCATACGAAGAACCTGAGCGTATTCCTGTCCGTCTTCCTTAAAAACAAGCTCTCTCTTTTCGTCATCAGCTTCGTTCTTTCCTCTCTTCCTGTTCTTTCCTC contains:
- the LOC104107308 gene encoding eukaryotic translation initiation factor 1A-like, with translation MPKNKGKGGKNRKRGKNEADDEKRELVFKEDGQEYAQVLRMLGNGRCEAMCIDGTKRLCHIRGKMHKKVWIAAGDIILVGLRDYQDDKADVILKFMPDEARLLKAYGELPENTRLNEVNGLDEEDDGDGDDYIEFEDEDIDKI